Sequence from the Desulfurella sp. genome:
CATAAAAGCGCTTGCCACATAATCTTTTGCAAGCATAGCACCAATTGGTACGCCAGCTGCCAATCCTTTTGCCAATGTAATAATATCTGGTTTACAATCATATATCTCATAAGCAAAAAACTTTGAAGTCCTGCCCATCCCGGTTTGAATTTCATCGTCTATAAGCAATATGTCATTTTTTTTGCAGTAATTGATTATTTCTTTGACAAAATCCTTATCTACCTGATTTATGCCACCTTCTCCTTGTATGAATTCTATCATTACAGCGCATGTATCTGGATTGACTTTAGCATAAAAATCATCTATATCGTTAAATTTTGCATACACAAAGCCTTGCGTTATAGGCTCAAAACCTTCCTGATATTTTTTTTGACCAGTTGCTGCGAGTGTTGTAATTGTTCTTCCATGAAAGGAATGTTCAAATGTCAGTATTGTTTTTCTGAATTTTGAATACAAACGGGCAAGTTTAATGGCCGCTTCGTTTGCTTCTGCACCTGAGTTGCAAAAAAATACCTTATCTGCACATGAATGTTCAACGAGTAACTGTGCGGCTTCGGCCTGTTCTTTTATGTAATATAGGTTTGATACATGTATGAGTTTTTTTGCTTGTTCGCAAATTGCATTTACTACAATATCATGTGAGTGCCCGAGAATATTTACAGCAATGCCTGCTAAAAAGTCTAAATAAGCGTTTCCATTATTATCGTATAAGTACATTCCTTTTCCATGATCAAAACAAACCTTAGCTCTTTTGTAAGTATTTGCTGTATATTTATCTGATTGTTCAAAAACATCCATATAGCCTCCTAAAAAACTAATCATTTTTTAAATATATTACTGAACGTATCATTTATCAGATTGCTCAAGCTTTCAATTGAATACTTTTGTGCTTTTTTTAAAGCAAATGTTCCCATCAGGCTTAAATCTTTATCATGTATACAAGTTAATGCTTTTTGCAGGCTTGAAACATTTGGTTTGCAAATGATTCCACATGAGTCGTCAACCACTTCGTTTAAACAACCTACATTTGTTACCACACAAGGCTTAGAGCACGCAAGAAATTCCAGCGTTGTCCTTGCAATAGCCTCTGAATCAATTGAACTTACAACACCTACATCAAATGCGCTAATTATATCTTCTACATCATCCCTGAGTTTGCTTTCTATAATTACACGGTTTTCTATGTTTAGCTGTTTTATTTTTTCCAAGATTTCGCTAATTTTTATTTCTGTTTCATATACAAGCATAAATAGTTTTGCGTTAAACTCAAGTTTTGCAAATGCTTGGCAAAGCATAGATATGCCTTTTACCTTCGAGGTTCTACCAATAAACCCAAAAACAAAATCTGAATTGTCTATGCCAAATTCTTTTCTAATCCTTAGAGCTCCTTCTTTTTTAAATGTAAATTTTTTTATATCGACAACGCCATTAATTATGCTATGGGGAATTTTAACTATATTTTCATATCTTTTGGTGCTTAAGAAAACATAATCTATGCAATGCCTGTTTAGAGATGGTTTTCTATTTTCACCAAAAATTCTAATGAGCTTAAAATTAAAGTGATTTTTTAATAAACATGCCTGAAAAGTTGCATCTCCTCTAATTGTAAGTACAATATCTGGTTTTATGGCATTTAGATGCATTCTTATTTGATTTAGATTTTTAAAAAAAACTATGGGATTTTTGGTGCGTAAATTGTTTATATGGTATTTGGTTATTGAAGCGTTATTAAATGATCTATTTTGGATTTTTCTTTCATTATCCTTAGAATAATATTTATCTATGTAACTATCTTTCTGGCATATTAAAGAGACTTGATGAGATTTTTCTAAGGTTTCCAAAAACGAGTTGCCAAGGAAAGTTAAAGAGCTATTCCACGGCTCATCTAAAATAATTGCTATATTCATCTTGTCTTTTTTTCAAATTCACCAGAAAAGTTTCTTCTACGCTTTAATTCTTCCAAAATTGCATCAAAAGGTATTTCTTTGTATGCTAGTGCAACTAACAAATGATACAAACAATCGCTTGCTTCGTAAATTATATGTGATTTGTCGTTTTCTTTTAGTGCAAAAAGAAACTCCAGTGTTTCTTCGTTTAATTTTTTTGCAATTTTTTCCAGGCCATCTGAAAATAATTTAGCAGTATAAGAGTTTTGAGGCATATCTTTTTTTCTTTGAAGTATGGTTTTGTAAAGTTCGTCAAGAATGGTTACCTTGGACGCATGTGAAGGATCTACTTTCATGGGAGATTCTTCGCTATCGCCTAGAATGACATTTTCAACATTATAAATAGTTTCTTTAAAATTTTTATCAAGCTGTGGTTGGATTTCTATTATCTGATCCCTAAAATATTCTCTATAAAAACAACTTCTGTGAAATGTATGGCACGCACAACCCACCTGTTCAACTTTGTAAAGTATACAATCCTCGTCGCAGTCAAATAAGATTTGTTTTATTTTTTGTACATTGCCGCTTTCTTCGCCTTTTTTCCATAATTTTTTTCTGCTTCTTGAAAAGTAGTGGGCATAACCTGTCTGGATGGTTTTTTGCAGTGCTTCTTTATTTGCATATGCAAACATTAAAACATCTTTATTGTAAAAATCTTGAGTGATAACAGGCACAAGCCCATCTTTGTCAAACTTAATTATCTGGCTTAGCTCCATATTTTTATAATATCTCAAAAATACTTTCTTGTAAAGTGTTTTTTAAATTTTGACACATAGCGCAATAAATTATAAAATTTGCTTGTGTAAGCGAAGTTAGTCATCCTGAGTGTAAACGAAGATCTACTTTGTACCATTATAAAGTGGGGAGATTCTTCGGGCGTTGCCCTCAGAATGACGAGAGAGGGTGTCATCCTAAAGCGTAAACGAAGGATCTAGTTTCTTTACCAATTCCTGCGTGTGGGAGATTTTTTGCTAGCGTTTGAGAATGACGCAGGCTAAGTTTTTTAAATAGGCGTAAGCCTTGTTGGAGGTAAAATGCGCATTATTGATACAATTGGCAAAACACCTTTAGTGGAGCTTGGTTTAAAAACCAATGCAAGGCTTTTTGCAAAATTAGAAACAAAAAATGCTACATTTTCGGTTAAAGATAGGGCTGCATATTTTATGATTAAAGACGCCATAGATAATGGCAAACTAAAACCAGGAATGGAAATTATTGAGCCTACAAGTGGAAATACTGGCATTGCTTTATCTTTTTTAGGTAAAGTATTTGGTTTTAATGTAAATATAGTAATGCCTGAATCAATGAGTAAAGAACGCATTAAGTTAATGGAATTATTTGGAGCAAATGTGATTTTAACAAGAGCTAATTTAGGTATGAAAGGCTCAATTGAAAAAGCAAATGAGATTTTGAAAACTTCAAATAAATTTTTTATGCCGGATCAGTTTAATAATCCTTCAAACCCAAAAGCACATGAACTTACTACAGGTCCTGAAATTTTCGATGCTTTAGATGGCAAAGTTGATGTTTTTGTAAGCGGTGTTGGAACAGGCGGTACAATAACTGGCGTTTCAAGGTTTTTGAAAAAAACAAAAAAAGACTGCATTTGCGTGGCAGTTGAGCCAGAAAATAGCCCAGCTATAAGCTCATTTTTAAAAAATATTGATTTTAAACCTAAGCCTCATGCAATACAAGGCATAGGCGCTGGATTTGTACCGAAAAATCTAGACTTAAGTTTAATTGATAAAATTGAGTTAGTAAAAGATGAAGAAGCAATAGAATACGCTATTTACTTATCTAAAAAAGAAGGTATTTTGGCTGGCATATCAAGCGGAGCAAATTTTGCAGTTGCTTACAAACTTGCAAATAAAAGTGAGTATAAAGATAAAAATATCGTGTTTATGGTTTGCGATAGCGCAGAGCGCTATTTAAGTACAATCTCTATCCACCCTTGATAGCTTGACCAATCTTGAAGATAGGTAGATACATTGCTATAACAAGAGTTCCTACTATGACTCCCAATACTACTATAATTATGGGTTCTAACATTGTTGTCAGATTTTTTACACTATTGTCCACTTCTTCTTCGTAGTATTGTGATACTTTAACAAGCATATCTTCTAATTTTCCCGTTTCTTCGCCAACAGAAATCATCTGTGATACCATATCCGGAAAAATCCCGGCTTTTGCTATAGGCTCAGACAAATTTGATCCTTCTTTTACTGCTTCTTTGACCTTCGTTAAGGTATTTTCTATAACAAGATTGCCCGAAGTTTTTGCGCCTATATCTATAGCTTCAAGGATGCTTACGCCACCTGAAGTAAGCATTGATAAAATAGAAGAAAATCTGGCAATAGATGTCTTTAAAATGAGTGTACCAAGTAAAGGTAATTTAAGCATAAGTGAGTCTACATATGTTCTAAATTTTATACTTTTCTTTTTCGCAATAACAAAAGCTCCAATAATTATTGCAAGAATTAGAAGAATTACAATAATATAGTCTCTTAAGAAATTACTTACGCCAATTACAATGCGTGTTAATAGAGGTAATTGCATACCGCTATCTGCATACATTTTACTGAATGTAGGTATTACAAATGTTAATATCAAAGCAATAACTGCAACAGCTACAATACTTACCATTGTTGGATAAATTAAAGCACCTTTGAGTTTGCGTTTTAGCGCCAGATCTTTTTCCATAGTAATAACAAGTCTTTGGAGCACTGCATCTAAGTTACCGCTTGTCTCGCCTGATTCTACCATATTTATGTATAAATCAGAAAAGATATCTTTATGTTCCCTTAAGGCGTTAGAAAATGAAGAGCCGGCTTCAACTTTTTCTTTAATATCTGTAATGATTTTTTTAAGTTTTGTATTTTTTACTTGTTCTATTAATATATTAAAAGCAGATACTATAGGTATACCAGCATTTAGCATAATGGATAGTTGTTTTGTCATAATCATTAAGTCTTTAGGTTTTACCTTGTTTAAAAAATCCAGCTCAATTGGTGGTGCTGATTGTTTTATGGATAAGACATCAATATTTTGTTTTTTCAATTTCATTATAGCAGCTTCTTTGCTATCAGCTATAACTTCTCCTTTGCGCTTTACATTGTTTATGTTACCTTTCCACCTAAAGTATGGCATAGTTAACTCCTCATATTAATTTTTATCCTATCCATCATGTTTTTTAGCTCATCTTTGTTTAAAGATGCATTTAGTGCTTCATTGTAGGATATTAAGCCTTTTGAGTAGAGTTCAAACAATGATTGGTTGAATATTTTCATACCGGTTTTTTCCTGTCCTATTTGCATTGTTGAGTATATTTGGGGGATTTTGTTTTCTCTAATTAAATTCCTTATAGCTGCATTTGGCACCAAAATTTCAACTGCTACAACTCTTCCAGAATTATCTTTTTTCTTTAATAATGCTTGTGTTACAATGCCTTGTAGAGATGTAGAAAGTTGAACTCTAACTTGCTCTTGTTGTGATGAAGGAAATACGTCTACAATTCTTGTTATTGTTTCTGCTGCTGAATTTGTATGAAGCGTAGCAAATACTAAATGGCCAGGTTCAGCTACAGTAAGTGCTGCTGCTATTGTTTCTGCATCCCTCATTTCACCAATTAAAATGACATCCGGGTCCTGTCTCATAATATGTTTTAAGCCTTGAGCAAAACTTGATGCATCCGTGCCAATTTCCCTTTGGTTAACAAGAGCTTTATCGTGCTTGTATGTAAATTCAATTGGATCTTCAAGCGTAATAATGTGAACGGGTCTGGATTTATTAATCAAATTTAAAAGTGCAGCCAAAGTGGTGGATTTACCAGAACCTGTAGGTCCTGTAACTAAAACCAATCCTTTCGGTAAATTAGCAAATTCTTTTATTATAGATGGTAAGCCTAAAGTGTTAAAATCTGGGATTTCTTGCGGTATTATCCTAAAAGCTCCAGCAACAGAGCCTCTTTGCATAAATACGTTTGCCCTAAATCGTGCAAGATCTGGTACGCCAAACGAAAAGTCCACATCAAAATTTTCTTCAAAGCGTTTTCTATTTAACTCGTTCATTACGCTGTAGCATAAATCACGCGTATCTGTAGGAGTTAACATGTCATAATCTAAATTTACAAGGTCGCCATTTACTCTTGCCCTTGGTGGAGAGCCTACTGTAATGTGTAAATCACTGGCTTTGATTGAACAGATATGCCTCAAAAGTTCAACTAAATCTTTTGGTTTCATAAAATACCTCTTTTAGTTTATAGCCACACTTAAAACTTCTTCAAGCGTTGTTACGCCTTGCTTGACTTTTTGTAAACCATCCTGTTTTAAAGTAAGCATACCTTGCTCAAGTGCTTTTTGTCTTATATCGTTTTCAGGTTTACCGTTTATTATCATTTCTCTTATTTCATCTGTTATCGGTAGGACTTCAAATATTGCCATCCTGCCTTTGTAGCCTGTATCCAAACAATGAGAACAGCCTTTGCCTTTGAAAATCTTTATATCATTTAAATCCGATTCAGAAAAACCAGCTTTTAACAAAACTTCTTTAGGTAAATTAACAGGCTGTTTGCAGTAGGAACAAATTTTTCTAACCAGTCTTTGAGCCAAAACCAACCTAAGTGAACTTGCAATTAAGTATCTATCTATGCCCATATCTACAAGTCTTGTGATTGCAGATACCGAATCGTTTGTATGGAGTGTAGATAACACAAGATGCCCGGTCAAAGCAGCTCTAACGGCAATTTCTGCAGTTTCTGTATCTCTAATTTCGCCAACCATAATAATATCTGGGTCCTGCCTTAAAAATGCCCGAAGGGCGCTACTAAAAGTTAAACCTATGTCTTCTTTTACCTGCACCTGATTAATGCCTTCTAGATTATACTCTACAGGATCTTCAACAGACATAATATTTCTGTCTTCCTTGTTTAATTCATTTAAAGCGGCATAAAGCGTAGTGGATTTACCAGAACCTGTAGGTCCTGTAACAATAACAACGCCGTTTGGTAAGTTTATTGCGTTTCTAAATCGCTGCAAGTCAGTTGGTCTCATGTTTATGTTGTCAAGCGAAACTTTGATATTTTCCCT
This genomic interval carries:
- a CDS encoding aspartate aminotransferase family protein; translation: MDVFEQSDKYTANTYKRAKVCFDHGKGMYLYDNNGNAYLDFLAGIAVNILGHSHDIVVNAICEQAKKLIHVSNLYYIKEQAEAAQLLVEHSCADKVFFCNSGAEANEAAIKLARLYSKFRKTILTFEHSFHGRTITTLAATGQKKYQEGFEPITQGFVYAKFNDIDDFYAKVNPDTCAVMIEFIQGEGGINQVDKDFVKEIINYCKKNDILLIDDEIQTGMGRTSKFFAYEIYDCKPDIITLAKGLAAGVPIGAMLAKDYVASAFMPGSHGSTFGGNPLATKVSSEVINFIFNNNILSHVKETGEYFINQLLHLKEKKASIKSVKGIGLIVGISIDKPCEEIVEKALENKILIGKAGNDTLRFEPPLIVEKEHIDRLIEFLDSAL
- a CDS encoding glycosyltransferase family 4 protein, which translates into the protein MNIAIILDEPWNSSLTFLGNSFLETLEKSHQVSLICQKDSYIDKYYSKDNERKIQNRSFNNASITKYHINNLRTKNPIVFFKNLNQIRMHLNAIKPDIVLTIRGDATFQACLLKNHFNFKLIRIFGENRKPSLNRHCIDYVFLSTKRYENIVKIPHSIINGVVDIKKFTFKKEGALRIRKEFGIDNSDFVFGFIGRTSKVKGISMLCQAFAKLEFNAKLFMLVYETEIKISEILEKIKQLNIENRVIIESKLRDDVEDIISAFDVGVVSSIDSEAIARTTLEFLACSKPCVVTNVGCLNEVVDDSCGIICKPNVSSLQKALTCIHDKDLSLMGTFALKKAQKYSIESLSNLINDTFSNIFKK
- the hisIE gene encoding bifunctional phosphoribosyl-AMP cyclohydrolase/phosphoribosyl-ATP diphosphatase HisIE; translated protein: MRYYKNMELSQIIKFDKDGLVPVITQDFYNKDVLMFAYANKEALQKTIQTGYAHYFSRSRKKLWKKGEESGNVQKIKQILFDCDEDCILYKVEQVGCACHTFHRSCFYREYFRDQIIEIQPQLDKNFKETIYNVENVILGDSEESPMKVDPSHASKVTILDELYKTILQRKKDMPQNSYTAKLFSDGLEKIAKKLNEETLEFLFALKENDKSHIIYEASDCLYHLLVALAYKEIPFDAILEELKRRRNFSGEFEKKTR
- the cysK gene encoding cysteine synthase A, producing the protein MRIIDTIGKTPLVELGLKTNARLFAKLETKNATFSVKDRAAYFMIKDAIDNGKLKPGMEIIEPTSGNTGIALSFLGKVFGFNVNIVMPESMSKERIKLMELFGANVILTRANLGMKGSIEKANEILKTSNKFFMPDQFNNPSNPKAHELTTGPEIFDALDGKVDVFVSGVGTGGTITGVSRFLKKTKKDCICVAVEPENSPAISSFLKNIDFKPKPHAIQGIGAGFVPKNLDLSLIDKIELVKDEEAIEYAIYLSKKEGILAGISSGANFAVAYKLANKSEYKDKNIVFMVCDSAERYLSTISIHP
- a CDS encoding type II secretion system F family protein, coding for MPYFRWKGNINNVKRKGEVIADSKEAAIMKLKKQNIDVLSIKQSAPPIELDFLNKVKPKDLMIMTKQLSIMLNAGIPIVSAFNILIEQVKNTKLKKIITDIKEKVEAGSSFSNALREHKDIFSDLYINMVESGETSGNLDAVLQRLVITMEKDLALKRKLKGALIYPTMVSIVAVAVIALILTFVIPTFSKMYADSGMQLPLLTRIVIGVSNFLRDYIIVILLILAIIIGAFVIAKKKSIKFRTYVDSLMLKLPLLGTLILKTSIARFSSILSMLTSGGVSILEAIDIGAKTSGNLVIENTLTKVKEAVKEGSNLSEPIAKAGIFPDMVSQMISVGEETGKLEDMLVKVSQYYEEEVDNSVKNLTTMLEPIIIVVLGVIVGTLVIAMYLPIFKIGQAIKGG
- a CDS encoding type IV pilus twitching motility protein PilT, which encodes MKPKDLVELLRHICSIKASDLHITVGSPPRARVNGDLVNLDYDMLTPTDTRDLCYSVMNELNRKRFEENFDVDFSFGVPDLARFRANVFMQRGSVAGAFRIIPQEIPDFNTLGLPSIIKEFANLPKGLVLVTGPTGSGKSTTLAALLNLINKSRPVHIITLEDPIEFTYKHDKALVNQREIGTDASSFAQGLKHIMRQDPDVILIGEMRDAETIAAALTVAEPGHLVFATLHTNSAAETITRIVDVFPSSQQEQVRVQLSTSLQGIVTQALLKKKDNSGRVVAVEILVPNAAIRNLIRENKIPQIYSTMQIGQEKTGMKIFNQSLFELYSKGLISYNEALNASLNKDELKNMMDRIKINMRS